The Corvus hawaiiensis isolate bCorHaw1 chromosome 2, bCorHaw1.pri.cur, whole genome shotgun sequence genome includes a window with the following:
- the AMER2 gene encoding APC membrane recruitment protein 2, translating into MDSHCDCAEPPAAEQPSGRINKTAFKLFRRRKSGGTMPSIFGVRSRGGEGKGAGKPGMVRSRTHDGLADAVLESSKKEEPGGGDPQSREAQERPAGSLGGPAGSAVAKSHSFFSLLRKNGRQAEGAEPRAGGRQKKGLKGIFSSMRWHRKDKIGKEERGETSDIPSGLIMPGSLTASLECIKEETPKPLSESPSGAGDAGPEPPREKRSGEAPAAAQEPEAGGAEPRASSPPPREEPPAAVRPPEELSRERPEPAAGEVGTAKDAAITGCGDIIADHEEDVGGGSGVCEKSTPGPSKLGATKKHPTMVAYQGGGEEMASPDQVDDTCLQEFWDMLSQADETQTQGGGSGGGTKKPEGLKETRGTDGAQNRVVVKRGGLHQITIHLNHKEEQKGREKEQHEGIPNSDEGYWDSTTPGPEEDSSTSIQKETIPRDIYSGDALYDLYAEPDENPPAGPTNEEVPSVPRSKPVSPITTVSSLKTPSSTAKDSKIPISIKHLSSHPASHGADASNSHHVAHHHLAKSEMHRTKIPVSKVLVRRVSNRGVAGTTVKTAMYQDSAKK; encoded by the exons ATGGACTCGCACTGCGACTGTGCCGAGCCCCCGGCCGCCGAGCAGCCGTCGGGGAGGATTAACAAAACCGCCTTCAAGCTTTTCAGGAGGAGGAAGTCCGGGGGCACCATGCCGAGCATCTTCGGGGTGCGGAGCAGAGGCGGGGAGGGGAAGGGCGCCGGCAAGCCGGGAATGGTGCGGAGCCGGACGCACGACGGCTTGGCCGACGCcgtgctggagagcagcaagaAGGAGGAACCGGGCGGCGGCGACCCGCAGAGCCGCGAGGCGCAGGAGCGGCCGGCCGGCAGCCTCGGCGGCCCCGCCGGCAGCGCGGTGGCCAAGTCGCACAGCTTCTTCTCGCTGCTGAGGAAGAACGGCAGGCAGGCGGAGGGCGCGGAGCCGCGGGCCGGCGGCAGACAAAAGAAGGGGCTGAAGGGGATCTTCAGCAGCATGCGGTGGCACAGAAAGGACAAAATCGGCaaggaggagaggggggaaacCTCGGACATCCCGTCCGGCCTTATCATGCCGGGGTCCCTGACCGCCAGCCTGGAGTGCATCAAGGAGGAGACGCCGAAACCTTTGTCTGAGAGCCCGAGCGGCGCGGGAGACGCCGGGCCGGAGCCGCCGCGGGAGAAGCGCAGCGGCGAGGCGCCCGCCGCGGCCCAGGAGCCCGAGGCGGGCGGCGCGGAGCCGCGGGCCAgcagccccccgccccgggaGGAGCCGCCCGCCGCCGTGCGGCCACCCGAGGAGCTCAGCCGGGAGCGACCGGAGCCGGCCGCCGGAGAGGTTGGGACTGCCAAGGATGCGGCGATAACAG GCTGCGGAGATATTATTGCGGACCATGAGGAGGATGTGGGCGGCGGGAGTGGCGTCTGCGAGAAGAGCACCCCCGGGcccagcaagctgggtgccACCAAGAAGCACCCCACCATGGTGGCCTaccagggaggaggggaggagatgGCCAGCCCCGACCAGGTGGATGATACCTGCCTGCAGGAGTTCTGGGATATGCTGTCGCAGGCAGACGAGACTCAGACACAAGGAGGAGGAAGTGGAGGAGGGACAAAGAAGCCCGAGGGGTTGAAGGAAACCCGAGGTACTGACGGGGCCCAGAATAGGGTCGTGGTGAAACGTGGTGGCCTCCACCAGATAACCATTCACCTGAACCACAAAgaggagcagaagggcagggaaaaggagcagcacgAGGGCATCCCAAACAGTGATGAGGGCTACTGGGATTCCACCACCCCTGGTCCCGAGGAAGATAGTTCTACAAGCATCCAGAAGGAGACCATTCCCAGGGATATCTACAGTGGGGATGCTCTTTACGACCTCTATGCTGAGCCGGATGAGAACCCACCAGCGGGGCCTACGAATGAAGAAGTCCCCAGTGTGCCACGCTCCAAGCCCGTGTCTCCAATAACGACTGTGAGCTCACTGAAAACACCCTCAAGCACAGCCAAGGACTCCAAGATACCCATCAGCATTAAACACCTTTCGTCGCATCCCGCCAGCCATGGAGCAGATGCCAGTAACAGCCATCACGTCGCACACCATCACCTGGCCAAAAGTGAGATGCACAGAACAAAAATCCCCGTCTCCAAAGTACTAGTACGCCGGGTCAGTAACAGGGGCGTAGCAGGGACAACGGTGAAAACTGCCATGTACCAGGACAGTGCCAAAAAGTAG